A stretch of Xenopus laevis strain J_2021 chromosome 8S, Xenopus_laevis_v10.1, whole genome shotgun sequence DNA encodes these proteins:
- the naif1.S gene encoding nuclear apoptosis inducing factor 1 S homeolog, with translation MATPAKKRKMNFSEQEVEIILEEMEKQKHILINHFNAGVPLVTKSNAWHDILKRVNAISTCHRELAEVKKKWSDLKTEVRRKMSQARLAVEGEGDVGTAPVMLTPMQQRICNLLGESAILTLPSDIPGQVGINSPGSMALSQIAPETTFHALEENVVEYCTTETATTVTTDAPVGIISPSHEVSVKPQELKNRIALNSARLLQEQRVTNLHVKEIAQHLEQQNDILHMIRRSQEVQASAQERQAQAMEGTQAAISALIQVLRPMIKDVRRFLQSRVPNSTGANDCDGSAAQNGQSDSINQ, from the exons ATGGCTACGCCAGCCAAGAAGCGTAAAATGAACTTTTCTGAGCAAGAAGTGGAGATCATCCTGGAAGAGATGGAGAAGCAGAAGCACATCCTCATTAACCACTTCAATGCTGGGGTGCCTCTGGTGACCAAAAGCAACGCCTGGCACGACATCCTGAAGCGCGTCAATGCCATCAGCACGTGCCACCGTGAGCTGGCCGAGGTCAAGAAGAAGTGGTCTGATCTGAAGACTGAGGTGCGAAGAAAGATGTCGCAGGCACGGTTGGCGGTGGAAGGTGAAGGCGATGTGGGCACGGCCCCGGTCATGCTCACCCCCATGCAGCAGCGCATATGTAACTTGCTGGGCGAGAGCGCAATACTAACCCTTCCGTCCGACATACCTGGCCAAGTGGGGATCAACTCGCCTGGCAGCATGGCCTTGTCCCAAA TTGCACCAGAGACAACGTTTCACGCCCTAGAAGAGAATGTGGTGGAGTACTGCACCACAGAGACAGCTACAACGGTAACCACAGATGCCCCCGTAGGAATCATATCTCCTTCTCATGAAGTCTCTGTAAAACCCCAAGAGCTGAAGAATCGAATTGCTCTGAACTCTGCCCGGCTCCTGCAGGAACAGCGCGTGACCAACCTCCATGTAAAGGAGATAGCTCAGCACCTCGAACAACAGAACGACATCCTGCACATGATTCGCCGTTCCCAGGAAGTGCAAGCCAGTGCTCAGGAACGACAAGCGCAGGCCATGGAGGGAACTCAAGCAGCAATCAGTGCCCTCATCCAAGTTCTAAGACCAATGATCAAGGATGTTCGCAGGTTTCTGCAGAGTAGGGTCCCTAACTCGACTGGGGCCAATGACTGTGACGGTTCTGCAGCTCAAAATGGACAATCAGATAGTATAAATCAGTAA